One genomic window of Fusarium fujikuroi IMI 58289 draft genome, chromosome FFUJ_chr01 includes the following:
- a CDS encoding related to nicotinamide mononucleotide permease, whose translation MSDKINEVGGPRISQDENPKSEQQAFDPVLEKKVIRKVDRNLVPILFLLFLCAFIDRINIGNARIQGLEADLNMSGEDYNIALFTFFILYILLEVPCNILLKNMRPSLFLSAIMTGWGIVTICQGLTQSFAGLIVCRVIIGGLEAGFFPACVYLLSMYYCRHELQWRFNLFFSASIVAGAFSGLLAYAIAHMDGIAGYGGWRWIFIIEGAATVVIAIWSYWMIPDWPETAKFLNDDERALLVDRLAADKKDTHMNTWDKKTAKRIFSDVKIYLGILMYMGIVTTSYSGSFFTPTILKQLGWTSIRAQIMSIPIFLFATVCALVAAIASDKTKHRSGFILGGCLFTTVGYVILLNMMSVSVGIRYMALFFIVAGGYIAQPIVLVWVSNNMAGHYKLGVASAMQVGFGNIGGIIASNIFVTTQAPTYPLGFGLGLGLVWLCGLSSLVFLLYIRRENKLRDEGKRDDRYNLPEDEKNNLGDDHPSFRFTY comes from the exons ATGTCGGACAAGATCAACGAGGTTGGCGGTCCGAGGATCAGCCAAGATGAAAACCCCAAGAGCGAACAACAAGCGTTCGATCCGGtacttgagaagaaggtcattCGAAAGGTTGACCGAAATCTTGTCCCGATTCTCTTCCTACTCTTTCTCTGCGCGTTCATAGATCG AATCAACATCGGAAATGCTCGAATCCAAGGCTTGGAAGCCGATCTCAACATGTCAGGCGAAGACTACAACATCGCCCTATTCACCTTCTTCATTCTTTACATCCTCCTCGAAGTACCATGCAATATCCTACTCAAGAATATGCGACCGTCGTTGTTTCTCTCGGCTATCATGACAGGCTGGGGCATCGTCACGATCTGTCAAGGGCTCACACAGTCCTTCGCTGGGCTGATTGTATGCCGTGTCATAATCGGTGGTCTTGAGGCTGGCTTCTTTCCGGCGTGTGTGTATCTTCTCAGCATGTATTATTGCCGACACGAGCTGCAGTGGCGtttcaacctcttcttctcggccagTATCGTCGCTGGTGCATTCAGTGGTCTGTTGGCTTATGCCATCGCTCACATGGACGGGATTGCTGGCTATGGTGGTTGGAGAtggatcttcatcatcgaaggTGCCGCTACTGTTGTCATCGCAATCTGGAGCTACTGGATGATTCCAGACTGGCCTGAAACTGCTAAATTTCTCAACGACGATGAACGAGCTCTGCTTGTTGACCGTCTTGCTGCGGATAAAAAGGATACTCACATGAACACATGGGACAAGAAGACAGCCAAGAGGATCTTTTCAGACGTCAAGATTTATCTCGG TATCTTGATGTACATGGGCATTGTCACTACCAGTTACTCCGGCTCCTTCTTCACCCCAACTATCCTCAAACAGCTTGGCTGGACGTCTATCCGGGCTCAAATCATGTCGATCCCTATCTTTCTGTTCGCAACCGTGTGTGCGCTTGTTGCTGCTATCGCAAGCGACAAGACAAAGCATCGTTCGGGCTTTATCCTTGGAGGTTGCCTTTTCACGACCGTTGGATATGTCATTCTGCTCAATATGATGTCTGTCAGCGTCGGGATACGGTACATGGCCCTCTTCTTTATCGTCGCTGGTGGGTATATCGCCCAGCCAATTGTCTTGGTCTGGGTGAGCAACAACATGGCAGGCCATTACAAATTGGGTGTAGCTTCCGCAATGCAGGTTGGTTTCGGTAATATCGGCGGAATTATTGCTAG CAATATCTTTGTCACAACTCAGGCGCCCACTTACCCTCTAGGATTCGGTTtaggccttggccttgtctgGCTCTGTGGACTGAGCTCGCTGGTCTTTTTGCTTTATATCAGACGGGAGAATAAGCTAAGAGACGAGGGTAAAAGGGACGACAGATACAATCTAccggaggatgagaagaataaCTTGGGTGATGATCATCCAAGCTTCCGTTTTACGTATTAG